The nucleotide sequence taaagaTTGATTTTTCTCAACTCTCACTCATTAACAAAAATCACAACTTTCCCATTTGtaccattctttaaaaaattggacaaaaattgggtttttttccccccaaacccttCCAGTTTATGCCTGTTTTTTGTctgggtgggggggaggcagaTTTCCATCGGCAGGACCCCAAATTGGGGCAAAACAGGTGtaaaaaagggttaaaaattCGATTTTTCTCAAATCTcgcttgttaaaaaaaatcacaactttcCCATTTGTgccatgcttttaaaaaatggtcaaaattggtttttttccccccaaatcccctaGTTTACACCCAGTTTTTctccgggggggggtggggtgggtgtggaTTCCCACTGGCAGGACCCCAAATTGGGGCAAAACAGGTAtaaaaaagggttaaaaattCGATTTTTCTTGACTCTTGCTCATTAACAAAAATCACAACTTTCCCATTTGTgccatgcttttaaaaaatggtcaaaattggtttttttccccaaaaccccCTAGTTTACACCCagtttttctcgggggggggggaattctgACCGGCAGGACCCCAAATTGGGGcaaaaaggctggaaaaaaaggttaaagaTTGATTTTTCTCAACTCTCAGTTGTTAATAAAAATCACAACTTTCCCATTTGtaccattcttttaaaaaatggacaaaaattgggtttttttccccccaaaccttcCCAGTTTATGCCTGGTTTTTCTCCAGGGGGGTGATTGCCCCAAATTGGggcaaaatggaaggaaaaaggggTTAAAAATTCGATTTTTCTCGACTCTCCCTTTTTAACAAAAATCGCAACTTTCTATTTGcgccattcttttaaaaaaatggtcaaaaaaagttttttttccccccaaaccctccagtTTACACCTGTTTTTTCtttcggggggtgtgtgtgtcccaccgTCAGGACCCCAAATTGGGGCAAAAAGGGTCGAGAAAAGGGTTAAAATACTCAGACAAATTGATTTTTCTCGACTTTCGCTCATTAACAAAAATCACAACTTTGTATTTTTACCATTCTTTCAAAAAATGGTCAAAATaattcatacacacacacccccccccccaagaattAAGGCTTTTGGGGATCCAAAAATAGGGTTTTTTATAAATATGGGGTAAAAAAGGCCGTAAAAAGGGCCTGGGGGGGAATTTAAGGAGAAAATTTTTGCCCCCCCCAGAGCATCGTtaggttggttttgggtttttttttgtaattttaccaaaTTTTTACGATTTTACAGGAATGGGGATGAAGCCCCCCGTGATTTTCCTCCTCCTGGTGTTGGGTAggtgtgtcccctcccccccagaaaaaggaaataatggaaaattcGTGCGTTTTCGGTTGATATTTCCCGTTTCTTCTCCAGGAGCCGCGATGGACGTCCCACCGGCACGAGAAAAAGGTGGATTTTACCAGGTTTTGCCCGAAAAAGTGGTTTTTCCACCCAAAACAGGGTCTTTTCAGCTTttatgtggggagaggggggagggggaagaggttcCACGTGGTTTATATGGAATTTATTCgagctttttttggtgttttttggccTCAAAACGGCATCTGGAGGGAGCTggagaggtggggctggtggcaacCTTGTGAAGTTCTTGGTGGCCACCACCATGGCCTCGGTGGCCAAGGGCGAGGTCCTCCCCATGGGTCTTGGAGGGTTTTTCGGGGGGATGTGggttttgaggggaaaaatgtgggttttggggggaaaatgtggGGCTTGGGGGGAAACAGCAGAACCTCAGGAGAACCTCAggagaacctcatgaagttcaaccaggccaagttcAAGGTCCTCCCCTGTGGGTCTTGGGGCCACTCCAAGCTCATCTCCAGGTTGGGGGGCGAATGGGTGGAGCCCCGAGGAAAAGGACttgtgggggtggtggtgggtgacgAGAAGCTCCGCATGAGCCACCCACGTGGGTTGGAAGCCCACCAAGCCACCAGCAACTTGGGCTCCAACCTCAGCAGTGTGGCCACCACCAgggtgaggtggggtgggggcggttctgctccactctggggccaccagaaggacatggacctcttggagaggAGGCCCTGGAGATGGTCCAAGGgatgaagcccctctgctgtgagcgTTGGGGGTtcttcaacctggagaagactccaaggagaccttggagccccccTCCCAGTTCCAAACTGGGCCAACTGGAAAGTTGTGGGGTGGTCTTCATCAGGGGGTGGAGccagaggctgaggggggaagggttttcacctgaaagagaggagatttagggTCGAttttaggaggaacttcttcacccTGAGAGTGGTGGGACCTTGGCCCAGGtcgcctggagaagctgtggttgcccccatccctggagggggttCAAGGGcaagttggagggggctttgggcaacctgggctggtgggaggtggcccaACCCAAGACCTGTAGttgccaccacccaccccccccacgtGTGACCCGGGCCCTTCCCTTCAGCCCCACTTTCACCCCAAAGCCTTGGGACACCCAGGAGAAGACAAGCCTCGTTTTAGGTGCTCCCCGTTTCGAATCAGGAATCCCAAACCCGGCGGATTTCACCCCAAaatggaggtgggggggtggggtctCCTCAACCTTTGTCTTCCCCCAGAATCCTTGCTCTACCCCTACGGCCCCAGCCAGCGTGACCAGAAGAACCCCAAACTGGATGATGGGACGTCCAAGAAGGTCTCCCTGGCCCTGCCCTTCACCTTCTACAGCAAAGACTACCAAAGCCTTTACGTACGACCCCAAAATCCCACCTTTTCCACCgttttctctccattttcccatttccccccttttttggggtcctTTTCCACTCCATTTTGTCCcttgtgtccgtcccccccccccaaaatctttGGTTGCCAGAATCTGAGGGGGGTTTTTTCAGGTCCTCGTGTGGGTGGTGGGGCTTGGGAGGAGACCTCCACCCTTGGGTGGTCCGCGGCCACCTTGAGGGTGTTATTTCCCATCACCCCCCTcttcctgctggagctggagatCCAAAATGACCTAAAGGTGGGGGTCAGAAGGCCCATATGGGGCCACCCCCAAGTCCACCTTCTGACCCCCTCAAGGTGTTGACCCTGTGGTAGGACACCCCAACCTGTGGTCACCACCCACCCCCCAGAGGGGGGGGTTGACCTGACCTCCCTGTGGGTCTTGGAGGGTTTTTCTGGGGGGGTGGTAATGTGGGTTTCGGGGGGAAAtgtgggtttggggggaaaatgtgtctttgagggaaaaaatgtgggtttggggggaaaatgggggtttggggggaaatAGGAGAACCTCAGGAGAACCTCAGgagaacctcgtgaagttcaaccaggccaagttcAAGGTCATCCCCGTGGGTCTTGGAGGGTTTTtctcggggggtgggggggaaatgtgGCCCCCCAcatgggaccccccccgccccccccatgtCCATCTCCCAACCCCTTCAAGGTGTTGACCCCGTGGTAGGACACCCCCGCTCCACAACCTGTGGTTGTCACCCAccccccggggggcggggggttgACCTGACGTCTCCCGCAGGTGAACAACAACGGCGTCATCTCCTTCGACACCCGCATCAGCCAATACACCCCCGACCCCCTCCCATTGGCCGACGGGCGCCCCTTCGTGGCCCCCTATTGGGCGGACGTGGACAACGTGCTGGGAGGGGATGTCTTCTACCGCGAGAGCACCGAGCCCGCGCTGTTGGCCCGTGTCACCCGGGACATCAACCAGtacttccccaccacccccttcaGCGCCACGtgggctttcgtggccacctgggacCACGTGGCCTATTACGGCTCCACCACCAATAAGGTAAGGACCCACGTGTTGGTCTTCTGACCCCCATGTTGGCCTTCAGACCCCCATGTTGGTCTTCTGAGCCCCAGGTTGGCCTTACGACCCATGTGTTGGCCTTGTGACCCACATGTTGTTCTTGTGACCCACATGTTGGCCTTGTGACCCACATGGTGGTCTTGCACCCACGTGTTGGCCTTGCGACCCATGTGATGATCCACGTGTTGGCCTTCTGACCCACATGTTGGTCTTACAACTGATGTGTTGGTCTCACAACCCATGTGTTGGTCTCATGACCCATTTGTTGGTCTTTGTGACCTCTTCCTTGGCCTTCACAACCCATTCGTGGCCTTCACACCCCATTTGTGGCCTTCATGACCCACTGGTGGTCTTCATGACCCATTTGTGGCCTTCACGACCCATTTGTGGGCTTCAGGTTCCATTTGTGACTTTCACCACCCATTTGTGGCCTTCACCTTCCATTCCTGCTCTTCACAACCCATTTGTGACCTTCATGACCCATTTGTGGCCTTCATGACCCGTTTGTGGCCTTCACGACCCGTTTGTGGCCTTCACGACCCATTTGTGGCCTTCACGACCCATTGGTGGCCTTCACGACCCACTTGTGTCCCCTCTGGCCACGGTGTCCGCCCCCGGTGATGTCATCTCCCCCTTCTTTCGGATAGGGCAACACCTTCCAAGCCGTCCTGACCACCGACACCAAGACGTCTTTCATCATCCTCAACTACTGGGACATCCAGTGGACCACAGGGGCGGCCAGCGATGGGAACGCCGAAACGGGTCTTGGTGGGATCCCGGCCCACGTAGGTGGAGTAGAGGGTTGTGAGATGGGGGAGTTGAGGAACTGGGGAGGAGGTTGACCCGTACTGGTTTTTACGGGGACACCACCAGTTTGCCCAACGTAGGACTTTGGGCCACGATGTTTTGGGGGGAAACCACCCTGAAGGTAGAACTTTGGACCATCATTTTTCTGGAGAAGATAAGGTTGGAGGTTGGTCCAAGGATGATGAAGGTTGGTCCAATGATGATGAAGGTTGAGGTTGGTCCAACGATGATGAAGGTTGGAGGTTGCTCCAATGACAATGAAGGTTGGTCCAACGATGATGAAGGTTGGTCCAACGATGATGAAGGTTGGAGGTTGCTCCAACAATGATGAAGGTTGGAGGTTGTCCCACATCATTTTTGGAGGCCACCATTAGCTTCACTGAAGCTTGGAGCTTGGCCCATGACATCATTTTGGGGGGCCACCACCCCCAGTAGAAGGTTGTCCCACCCTATGGGGGTGACGTTAAGCCTCCCTGTCCGCCATCTTGGCCTCGTTTTCAGGCCGGTTTCAACAGCGGAGACGACACCAACTTCTACAACATCCCGGGTTCCCAGACCGATGCCATCATCAACATCACCCAGACCTCCAACGTCAACGTCCCCGGGCGCTGGGTCTTCCAGGTGGATGACTTTAAGGTGACGGGTGTCCCCACCGATGTCCCCAAGGTGGCCGACGTCAACAGCTGCTGGTTGTAAGTTTTGGGGTGGAAACtgggttaaaaggaaaaaaaaggagaactggGAAAATGGGTTCCTCTTCTTGAGGTCTTGGTTTCTTCTCGTAGGTAGATGAAGACCTGGAGCAGAGGgactgtcccccatgtccccacggtCTCCCATGGTCCCCATTGTCCCTGTTGTCCCCGTTGACCTCATTGTCCCCATCATCCCCATTGTCCCCGttgtccccaccatccccattGTCCTCATCGTCCCCACCATCCCTGTTGTCCACACCATCTCCATTGTCCCCATCGTCCCCATCAATCCTcttgtccccattgtccccactGACCTCATTGTCCCCATCGTCCCCACCATCCCCATTGTCCCCgttgtccccactgtccccatcaaTCCTTTTGTCCCTgttgtccccattgtccccgtTGACCCCATCACCCTTGTTGTCCCTGTTGTCCCCATCGTCCCCATTGTCCCTGTTGTCCCCGTCGTCCCCATTGTCCTGTCACCCCTGTTGTCCCCGTTGTCCCTGTTCTTTGTCCCCATCATCCCCGTTGACCTCgttgtccccattgtccccatcacCCTCCATTGTTCTTACTGACCTCAttgtccccaccatccccattgtccccgttgtccccactgtccccatcaaTCCTCTTGTCCCTGCCATCCCCgttgtccccattgtccccgtTGACCCCATCACCCTTGTTGTCCTCGTTGTCCCTGTCATCCCCGTTGTCCCTGTCATCCCCGTTGTCCCCATTGTCCCTGTTGACCCCATCACCCTTGTTGTCCCTGTTGTCCCCATCGTCCCCAttgtccccaccatccccattGTCCTGTCACCCCTgttgtccccattgtccccgtGTCACCCGCGTAGGTCAAGGTCAAGGATGCACCAACCTCAACCGGAGCAATAAAGTGACAGCCGCATCACGGTGTTTCCCGTGTCATTGTCATTGTCACCGTCACCGTCACCGCCACCGCTTGTATGGGATTTTGGGGCCCCAATTCAGCGCCCCAGAAATGTCacccccacaacacacaaaacaccCCCACAATACACAACACCCCCTCAACACACAACACCCCACAATACACAGCACCCCCCCAACACAACTTGGcacaaacaccccccaaaaatggACCCACAACACCCTTTGACATgacacaacacccccccccctacacacacacaacccacaaCTTGgcacaaacacccccaaaacatTACACCCACAACACTCTTTGATGtgacacaacacaccacacaatTTGGTGCAAACACCCCCAAAAACGGACCCACAAACACCCTTTGacacaacacaacacacacacacaccccccccaacccacaaCTTGACACAAACGACCCCAAAACTGGACCCACAAACACTCTTTGACGTGACacaacacacacaacacacaattTGGCATAAAAACTCCCCAAATGTTGTACCCACAACATGCTGTGACACAACACAACACACAACTTCTCACCCCTCCCCCCGCTTTCACCCTCTTTGTCACCCCcccaaaagggatttttttggaggaaaacaccctccccttccccctttttcctttttttttcctttttcttggccCATTTTCTCACCccatttctccagaaaaaaaataaatccccaccCATTttgtcctcccttcccccccaccttgtAATTTTAGGGTGATTTCAACCTTACcggcaattttttaaaaataatccctATTTAGTAATTccgaccttttttttttttttttttttttttcccatttacatCATCCCCCATCCCCGGGGGATGTTTTGACCAAAACAatatgttttttccccaaaattccccCTTTTTTCACGCCAAAAATGATGTCAAAGCTCTGGGTGGGTCGGTCCCTTGGGGTCGTCTGTTATTTGTCATTTTTATgattggttttttcccctttttatgccaaaaaataataataaaaggaggaggaggaggaggctgccccTGGGGTCACTCTCAGTGTTTGCATCAAGGATTTGAGGAGAAAA is from Numenius arquata unplaced genomic scaffold, bNumArq3.hap1.1 HAP1_SCAFFOLD_906, whole genome shotgun sequence and encodes:
- the LOC141477829 gene encoding alpha-tectorin-like yields the protein MRQNLQFLGRSFFFSGFSRGKMGFGGMGMKPPVIFLLLVLGAAMDVPPAREKESLLYPYGPSQRDQKNPKLDDGTSKKVSLALPFTFYSKDYQSLYVNNNGVISFDTRISQYTPDPLPLADGRPFVAPYWADVDNVLGGDVFYRESTEPALLARVTRDINQYFPTTPFSATWAFVATWDHVAYYGSTTNKGNTFQAVLTTDTKTSFIILNYWDIQWTTGAASDGNAETGLGGIPAHAGFNSGDDTNFYNIPGSQTDAIINITQTSNVNVPGRWVFQVDDFKVTGVPTDVPKVADVNSCWL